One Fusobacterium nucleatum genomic window carries:
- a CDS encoding ABC transporter ATP-binding protein produces the protein MKPLLEIKNLNINYKNSIKAVKNVNFILEDNQIISIVGESGSGKSTLIRAILKLLPMGGEIESGNIFFLGKDILSLNKNELNSLRGKDIGMIFQDPNSTMDPIKTIEKQFLEYILEHNDISKKEAIELAKEYLLKLNLTDVDRVLKSYPFELSGGMKQRVAIAMAMAQSPRLLLADEPTSALDVTVQAQVIQELKRIRETFKTAIILVTHNMGVASYISDKIAVMKDGEIIEFGDKEQIIKNPQNEYTKSLLNAIINLK, from the coding sequence ATGAAGCCACTATTAGAAATTAAAAATTTGAATATTAATTATAAAAACTCTATAAAAGCAGTTAAAAATGTTAATTTTATATTGGAAGATAATCAAATTATTTCAATAGTTGGTGAGAGTGGAAGTGGAAAAAGTACACTTATAAGAGCGATACTTAAACTTCTTCCAATGGGTGGAGAAATAGAAAGTGGAAATATTTTCTTTTTAGGAAAAGATATTCTTAGTTTAAATAAAAATGAACTTAATAGCCTTAGAGGAAAAGACATAGGAATGATATTTCAAGATCCTAATTCAACAATGGATCCTATAAAAACTATTGAAAAACAGTTTCTTGAATATATTTTAGAGCATAATGATATATCAAAAAAAGAAGCTATTGAATTAGCAAAAGAATATTTATTAAAACTTAATTTAACTGATGTAGATAGAGTTTTAAAATCTTATCCTTTTGAGCTTTCAGGTGGAATGAAACAAAGGGTTGCCATTGCTATGGCAATGGCACAAAGCCCAAGATTATTATTGGCTGATGAACCAACAAGTGCTCTTGATGTTACTGTGCAAGCACAAGTTATTCAAGAATTAAAAAGAATTAGAGAAACTTTTAAAACAGCTATTATTTTAGTTACTCATAATATGGGAGTAGCTTCATATATATCAGATAAAATTGCTGTTATGAAAGATGGAGAAATTATTGAATTTGGAGATAAGGAACAAATTATAAAAAACCCTCAAAATGAGTACACAAAATCATTGTTGAATGCTATTATAAATTTAAAATAG
- a CDS encoding ATP-binding cassette domain-containing protein codes for MKEDLLIIENISKTFKVDKNKELKALKNVNIQLKKGECIGIVGESGCGKSTLARIIVGIEKKTSGKIIFDDKEIDGISKTKDIQMIFQNPLSSFNPRMKIIDYMWEPLRNYFNLSKKDSIPLIKKSLIDVGLDENALEKYPHEFSGGQLQRITIARAIIIKPKLIVCDEITSALDVSVQKQILELLKKLQKDLDLSYLFIGHDLAVVQDISQKIVVMYMGEIVEELNSIDLKSKAKHPYTKLLLNSVFEVDKI; via the coding sequence ATGAAAGAAGATTTATTAATTATAGAAAATATTTCAAAGACATTTAAAGTTGATAAAAATAAAGAATTAAAAGCTCTTAAAAATGTAAATATACAATTAAAAAAAGGTGAATGTATAGGAATTGTAGGAGAATCTGGTTGTGGAAAATCCACTTTGGCTAGAATAATAGTTGGAATAGAGAAAAAAACATCAGGTAAAATTATCTTTGATGATAAAGAAATAGATGGTATTTCAAAAACAAAAGATATTCAAATGATATTTCAAAATCCTCTTTCATCTTTTAATCCTCGTATGAAGATTATAGATTATATGTGGGAACCACTTAGAAACTATTTTAATTTATCCAAAAAAGATAGTATTCCTCTTATAAAAAAATCTTTAATAGATGTTGGTTTAGATGAAAATGCCTTAGAAAAATACCCTCATGAGTTTTCAGGAGGACAGTTACAAAGAATCACAATAGCAAGGGCAATAATAATAAAACCTAAATTGATAGTTTGTGATGAAATTACAAGTGCATTAGATGTTTCAGTACAAAAACAAATATTGGAACTTTTAAAAAAATTGCAAAAAGATTTAGATTTATCATATCTATTTATTGGTCATGATTTAGCTGTTGTTCAAGATATTAGTCAAAAAATAGTTGTGATGTATATGGGAGAAATTGTTGAAGAATTAAACTCTATTGATTTGAAAAGTAAAGCAAAGCATCCTTATACAAAATTACTTTTAAATTCTGTTTTTGAAGTTGATAAAATATAA
- a CDS encoding L-serine ammonia-lyase, iron-sulfur-dependent, subunit alpha, translated as MDTLKEFFKIGAGPSSSHTIGPERATKRVKEKFPDADSYIVELWGSLAATGKGHYTDKIIIETFKPIPVEIIWKPEFVHELHTNGMKFIALDKDKNQIGEWVVFSVGGGTIRDYDELMDKSPKKEVYPLNSIKEIIKWCKDNNKHLWQYVEECEGPSIWQHLRYIDQAMADAVERGLAKNGDVPGPFKYPKRAREMYEKALSKRASLVFTNKIFAYALAVSEENASMGQVVTAPTCGASGVVPGVLRAMKEEYELVEKHILRGLAIAGLIGNLVKYNATISGAEGGCQAEVGTACSMAAAMATYFMGGNIDQIEYAAESAMEHHLGMTCDPVGGYVIIPCIERNAICAVRAVNTAVYCMSTDGKHTISFDEVVKTMKETGKDMCSAYKETSDGGLAKYYDRILVGNEE; from the coding sequence ATGGATACACTAAAAGAATTCTTTAAAATTGGAGCAGGTCCATCAAGTTCACATACAATAGGACCTGAAAGAGCTACAAAAAGAGTAAAAGAGAAATTTCCTGATGCTGATAGTTATATAGTTGAGCTTTGGGGAAGTTTAGCTGCTACTGGAAAAGGACACTATACAGATAAAATAATTATAGAAACTTTTAAACCTATTCCAGTTGAAATAATTTGGAAACCTGAATTCGTCCATGAATTACATACTAATGGAATGAAATTTATTGCACTTGATAAAGATAAAAATCAAATTGGAGAATGGGTAGTATTTTCAGTTGGTGGAGGAACTATAAGAGATTATGATGAGCTTATGGATAAATCACCTAAAAAAGAAGTTTATCCTTTAAACTCTATAAAAGAAATTATTAAATGGTGTAAAGATAATAATAAACATTTATGGCAATATGTTGAAGAATGTGAAGGTCCTTCTATATGGCAACATTTAAGATATATAGACCAAGCTATGGCTGATGCAGTAGAAAGAGGATTGGCCAAAAATGGAGATGTTCCTGGACCATTCAAATACCCAAAAAGAGCTAGAGAAATGTATGAAAAAGCATTATCTAAAAGAGCCTCATTAGTATTTACAAATAAAATTTTTGCTTATGCCTTAGCAGTATCAGAAGAAAATGCTAGTATGGGACAAGTCGTAACTGCACCTACTTGTGGAGCCTCAGGAGTTGTTCCTGGTGTTTTAAGAGCAATGAAAGAAGAATATGAATTAGTTGAAAAACATATTTTAAGAGGTTTAGCTATCGCAGGATTAATTGGAAACTTAGTTAAATACAATGCAACTATTTCAGGAGCAGAGGGTGGTTGTCAAGCAGAAGTTGGAACTGCTTGTTCAATGGCAGCAGCAATGGCAACATATTTTATGGGTGGAAATATTGATCAGATAGAGTATGCAGCTGAAAGTGCAATGGAACACCATTTAGGAATGACTTGTGACCCTGTTGGTGGTTATGTAATTATACCTTGTATAGAAAGAAATGCTATCTGTGCTGTAAGAGCAGTAAATACAGCTGTATACTGTATGTCTACTGATGGAAAACATACTATCAGTTTTGATGAAGTTGTAAAGACTATGAAAGAAACTGGAAAAGATATGTGTTCTGCATATAAAGAAACTTCTGATGGTGGACTTGCAAAATACTATGATAGAATTTTAGTTGGGAATGAGGAATAA
- a CDS encoding thioredoxin family protein has protein sequence MRGLEEIYLKGFSYDKYLGIASKEELEKLDELYKNIVISDEFVNKIKSVNKKVSVLASVETWCPFARVFLTTLRKVNEINHIFDLSLITYGRGVSELAGYLKIHEDDFVVPTAVFLDESFSKLRVFNGFPEKYHKENTLDTIDGTRNYLKGKSVNDILEDILKVF, from the coding sequence ATGAGAGGATTAGAAGAAATATATTTAAAAGGATTTAGTTATGATAAATATTTAGGAATAGCAAGTAAAGAAGAGTTAGAAAAATTAGATGAACTATATAAAAATATAGTTATCTCTGACGAATTTGTTAATAAAATAAAATCAGTAAATAAAAAAGTCTCTGTTTTAGCTAGTGTTGAAACTTGGTGCCCTTTTGCAAGAGTATTTTTAACTACATTAAGAAAAGTAAATGAAATAAATCATATCTTTGATTTATCTTTAATTACTTATGGTAGAGGTGTTTCTGAATTGGCTGGATACTTGAAAATTCATGAAGATGATTTTGTTGTTCCAACAGCAGTATTTTTAGATGAAAGCTTTTCTAAATTAAGAGTATTTAATGGTTTCCCAGAAAAATATCACAAAGAAAATACACTAGATACTATTGATGGAACTAGAAATTATTTAAAAGGTAAATCAGTGAATGACATACTTGAAGATATATTAAAAGTTTTTTAA
- the ruvA gene encoding Holliday junction branch migration protein RuvA, whose amino-acid sequence MFEYLYGTVEYKKMDYIAIDINGVGYRVYFPLREYEKIEVGNKYKFYIYNHIKEDTYKLIGFLEEGDRKIFELLLKINGIGSSLALAVLSNFSYNKIIEIISKNDYTTLRQVPKLGEKKAQIIILDLKGKLKNLTYTEEEIVSMDMLEDLVLALEGLGYNKKEIDKTLEKIDLSKFSSLEEAIKGILKNMRIGD is encoded by the coding sequence ATGTTTGAATATCTGTATGGAACAGTAGAATATAAGAAAATGGATTATATAGCCATTGATATAAATGGTGTTGGTTATAGAGTATATTTTCCACTTAGAGAATATGAAAAAATCGAAGTAGGAAATAAATATAAATTTTATATATATAATCATATTAAAGAAGATACATATAAATTAATTGGTTTTTTAGAAGAGGGAGATAGAAAAATTTTTGAACTACTATTAAAAATAAATGGAATAGGTTCATCTTTGGCATTAGCAGTTTTATCAAATTTTTCATATAATAAAATTATTGAAATTATTTCAAAAAATGATTATACTACTCTTAGGCAAGTTCCAAAATTAGGAGAAAAAAAGGCACAAATTATTATCTTAGACTTGAAAGGAAAATTAAAAAATCTTACTTATACAGAAGAAGAAATAGTTTCTATGGATATGTTGGAAGATTTAGTTTTAGCATTGGAAGGCTTAGGATACAATAAAAAAGAAATTGATAAAACTTTGGAAAAAATCGATTTGAGTAAATTTTCTTCTTTGGAAGAAGCAATAAAAGGAATTTTAAAAAATATGAGAATAGGAGATTAG
- the uvrA gene encoding excinuclease ABC subunit UvrA, whose product MIDKITIKGARQHNLKNIDIELPKNEFIVITGVSGSGKSSLAFDTIYSEGQRRYVESLSAYARQFIGQMNKPEVDSIEGLSPAISIEQKTTNRNPRSTVGTITEVYDYLRLLFAHIGTAHCPICHTAVEKQSVDEIVESIMTKFDDGSKIILLAPVVKDKKGTHKNIFLNLFKKGFVRARVNGEVLYLEDEIELDKNKKHNIEVVVDRLVLKKDDKDFESRLTQSIETAIDLSNGKLIINDGKNDYLYSENYSCPNHEDVSIPELNPRLFSFNAPYGACPECKGLGKKLEVDENKLIENPELSIEDGGMYIPGAMARKGYSWEIFKAMAKVAKIDLTKPVKDLSQKDLDIIFYGYGEKFRFDYTGGEFDFHGYKEYEGAVKNLERRYYESFSEAQKEEIENKYMVERICKVCNGKRLKDEVLAVTVNGKNIMEICDMSIKNSLDFFMNMNLTEKQEKIAKEILKEIRERLTFMTNVGLDYLTLSRETKTLSGGESQRIRLATQIGSGLTGVLYVLDEPSIGLHQKDNDKLLATLNRLKELGNTLIVVEHDEDTMMQADKILDIGPGAGEFGGDIVAFGSPKEIMKNKNSITGKFLSGKEAIEIPKKRRKWNKSIKLYGAKGNNLKNIDVEFPLGVMTVVTGVSGSGKSTLVNSTLYPVLFNKLNKGKLYPLEYEKIEGLDGLEKVINIDQTPIGRTPRSNPATYTKLFDDIRDIFAETQDAKLHGFKKGRFSFNVKGGRCEACQGAGILKIEMNFLPDVYVECEVCKGKRYNKETLDVYYKGKNIYDVLEMSVIEAYEFFKNIPSLERRLKVLIDVGLDYIKLGQPATTLSGGEAQRIKLATELSKMSKGNTVYILDEPTTGLHFQDIKKLLEVLNRLLEKGNTVIIIEHNLDVIKTADHIIDIGVDGGENGGTIVATGTPEEIAKSKKSYTGKYIAKILKSKKK is encoded by the coding sequence ATGATAGATAAAATTACTATAAAGGGAGCAAGACAACACAATTTAAAAAATATAGATATAGAACTCCCTAAAAATGAATTTATTGTAATAACAGGTGTCAGTGGAAGTGGAAAATCATCTCTTGCCTTTGATACAATTTATTCAGAAGGACAAAGAAGATATGTTGAAAGTCTTTCAGCTTATGCAAGACAATTTATAGGACAAATGAATAAACCAGAAGTTGATAGTATAGAAGGTTTATCTCCTGCAATCTCAATAGAACAAAAAACAACAAATAGAAACCCTCGTTCAACAGTTGGAACAATTACAGAAGTTTATGATTATTTAAGACTTTTATTTGCACATATAGGGACTGCACACTGTCCAATTTGTCATACAGCCGTTGAAAAACAAAGTGTAGATGAAATTGTTGAAAGTATTATGACAAAATTTGATGATGGAAGTAAAATTATTTTGTTAGCACCTGTTGTTAAAGATAAAAAAGGTACTCATAAAAATATATTTTTAAATTTATTTAAAAAAGGTTTTGTGAGAGCAAGAGTAAATGGTGAAGTACTTTATTTAGAAGATGAAATAGAGCTTGATAAGAATAAAAAGCATAATATAGAAGTTGTTGTAGATAGATTAGTTTTAAAAAAAGATGATAAAGATTTTGAAAGTAGATTAACTCAATCAATAGAAACTGCAATAGATTTATCAAATGGAAAATTAATTATAAATGATGGAAAAAACGATTATCTATATAGTGAAAATTATTCTTGTCCTAATCATGAAGATGTAAGTATACCTGAATTAAACCCAAGACTATTTTCATTTAATGCACCTTATGGAGCTTGTCCTGAATGTAAAGGTTTAGGAAAAAAATTAGAAGTTGATGAAAATAAATTGATAGAAAATCCTGAACTATCTATTGAAGATGGAGGAATGTATATTCCAGGAGCTATGGCAAGAAAAGGTTATAGTTGGGAAATTTTTAAAGCTATGGCAAAAGTGGCTAAAATTGATTTAACTAAGCCTGTCAAAGATTTAAGCCAAAAAGACTTAGATATAATATTCTATGGCTATGGTGAAAAATTTAGATTTGACTATACTGGTGGAGAATTTGATTTTCACGGTTATAAAGAATATGAAGGAGCTGTTAAAAACTTAGAAAGAAGATACTATGAAAGTTTTTCAGAAGCTCAAAAAGAAGAAATTGAGAATAAATATATGGTGGAAAGAATTTGTAAAGTTTGTAATGGAAAAAGATTGAAAGATGAAGTTTTAGCAGTAACTGTCAATGGTAAAAATATTATGGAAATCTGTGATATGAGTATTAAAAATTCTCTTGATTTCTTTATGAATATGAATTTAACTGAAAAGCAAGAAAAGATTGCTAAAGAAATTCTAAAAGAAATTAGAGAAAGATTGACATTTATGACTAATGTTGGCTTAGATTATTTAACACTTTCAAGAGAAACTAAAACTTTATCTGGTGGAGAATCTCAAAGAATAAGACTTGCAACTCAAATAGGTTCTGGACTTACAGGTGTTCTATATGTCTTAGATGAGCCAAGCATAGGATTACATCAAAAAGACAATGATAAATTACTTGCAACTTTAAATAGACTTAAAGAATTGGGAAACACTTTAATAGTGGTTGAACATGATGAAGATACAATGATGCAAGCAGATAAGATATTGGATATAGGTCCAGGGGCTGGAGAATTTGGTGGAGATATTGTAGCTTTTGGAAGTCCAAAAGAAATAATGAAAAATAAAAACTCTATCACAGGAAAATTTTTAAGTGGTAAAGAAGCAATTGAAATTCCTAAGAAAAGAAGAAAATGGAATAAATCCATTAAACTTTATGGTGCAAAAGGAAATAATCTAAAAAATATAGATGTAGAATTTCCATTAGGAGTTATGACCGTTGTTACAGGAGTGAGTGGAAGTGGTAAGTCAACTCTTGTAAACTCAACTCTATATCCTGTTTTATTTAATAAATTAAATAAAGGAAAATTGTATCCATTAGAATATGAAAAAATTGAAGGATTAGATGGTTTAGAAAAGGTTATCAATATAGATCAAACTCCAATAGGTAGAACTCCAAGGTCTAACCCTGCAACTTATACAAAACTTTTTGATGATATCAGAGACATTTTTGCAGAAACACAAGATGCAAAACTTCATGGATTTAAAAAAGGTAGATTTTCATTTAATGTTAAAGGTGGAAGATGTGAGGCCTGTCAAGGTGCAGGAATATTAAAAATTGAAATGAATTTCTTACCTGATGTCTATGTTGAATGTGAAGTTTGTAAGGGAAAAAGATATAATAAAGAAACATTAGATGTGTACTATAAAGGTAAAAATATATATGATGTCTTAGAGATGAGTGTGATAGAAGCTTATGAATTCTTTAAAAATATTCCATCTTTGGAAAGAAGATTAAAAGTTTTAATAGATGTAGGTTTGGATTATATAAAACTAGGACAACCTGCAACAACTTTATCTGGTGGAGAAGCACAAAGAATTAAACTTGCAACTGAGCTTTCAAAAATGAGTAAAGGAAACACTGTATATATTTTAGATGAGCCTACAACAGGATTACACTTTCAAGATATAAAAAAATTATTAGAAGTTTTAAATAGACTTTTAGAAAAAGGTAACACTGTTATAATAATTGAGCATAATCTTGATGTTATAAAGACTGCTGACCATATAATTGATATTGGTGTAGATGGTGGAGAAAATGGTGGAACTATTGTTGCCACTGGAACACCAGAAGAGATTGCAAAATCTAAGAAAAGTTATACAGGAAAATATATTGCTAAAATTTTAAAAAGTAAGAAAAAATAG
- a CDS encoding RNA 2'-phosphotransferase, whose amino-acid sequence MDNDVKLGRFISLILRHKPETIDIKLDENGWADTKELIEKISKSGREINFKTLERIVNENNKKRYSFNEDKTKIRAVQGHSIDVNLELKEVVPPAVLYHGTAFKNLENIKKQGIKKMNRQHVHLSADVETAKNVATRHSGKYIILEIDTEAMLKENYKFYLSENKVWLTDFVPSKFIKF is encoded by the coding sequence ATGGATAATGATGTAAAACTAGGAAGATTTATCAGCCTTATTCTAAGACATAAACCAGAAACTATAGATATAAAATTAGATGAAAATGGGTGGGCTGATACAAAAGAATTAATAGAAAAAATTAGCAAATCTGGAAGAGAAATTAATTTTAAAACATTGGAAAGAATAGTTAATGAAAATAATAAAAAGAGATATAGTTTTAATGAAGATAAAACTAAAATAAGGGCTGTTCAAGGACATTCTATTGATGTTAATTTAGAACTTAAAGAAGTTGTACCTCCTGCTGTTCTTTATCATGGAACAGCTTTTAAAAATTTAGAAAATATCAAAAAGCAAGGAATTAAAAAGATGAATAGACAACATGTTCATCTTTCAGCAGATGTAGAAACTGCTAAAAATGTTGCTACAAGACACAGTGGAAAATATATTATTCTTGAAATTGATACAGAAGCAATGTTAAAAGAAAACTATAAATTCTATCTATCAGAAAATAAAGTTTGGCTTACAGATTTCGTTCCAAGTAAATTTATTAAATTTTAA
- a CDS encoding ATP-binding protein, with translation MERFILNDLIKWKNSKYRKPLILKGVRQVGKTWILKEFGSRYYENIAYFNFDENPEYRQFFQTTKDINRILQNLILISGYKIVPEKTLIIFDEVQDAPEVINSLKYFYENTPEYHITCAGSLLGIALAKPSSFPVGKVDFLNIYPMSFSEFLLANGDENLKLFLDSLNNIENIPDAFFNPLYEKLKMYYVTGGMPEAVYIWTQERDIELVRKTLNNILEAYERDFAKHPNIYEFPKISMIWKSIPSQLSKENKKFIYKVVKEGARAREYEDALQWLVNANLVTKVFKCSAPRMPLSSYDDISAFKIYLVDVGLLTRLSQLSPNTFGEGNRLFTEFKGALTENYILQGLISQFEVTPRYWAENNYEVDFIIQNENNIIPIEVKAETNIKSKSLQKFKEKFKNDIKLRVRFSFENLKLDDDLLNIPLFMVDYTEKIINIALNKMKEKNNG, from the coding sequence ATGGAAAGATTTATCTTAAATGATTTAATTAAATGGAAAAATTCAAAATACAGGAAGCCTCTTATTTTAAAAGGAGTTAGACAGGTTGGAAAAACTTGGATTTTAAAAGAATTTGGAAGTAGATATTATGAGAATATTGCCTATTTTAACTTTGATGAAAACCCTGAGTATAGACAATTTTTTCAAACAACAAAAGATATAAATAGAATACTACAAAATTTAATATTAATTAGTGGCTATAAAATTGTACCTGAAAAAACATTAATTATATTTGATGAAGTTCAAGATGCACCAGAAGTCATAAACTCATTAAAATATTTTTATGAAAATACTCCTGAATATCATATTACTTGTGCAGGTTCACTATTAGGAATTGCATTAGCTAAACCAAGTTCATTCCCAGTTGGTAAGGTTGATTTTTTAAATATTTATCCCATGAGTTTTTCAGAATTTTTACTAGCTAATGGAGATGAAAATTTAAAATTATTTTTAGATAGTTTAAATAATATAGAAAATATTCCAGATGCTTTTTTCAACCCTTTATATGAAAAATTAAAAATGTACTATGTTACTGGTGGAATGCCAGAAGCTGTATATATATGGACACAAGAAAGGGATATAGAACTTGTTAGAAAAACTTTAAATAATATTTTAGAAGCTTATGAAAGAGATTTTGCAAAACATCCAAATATTTATGAATTTCCAAAAATATCTATGATATGGAAATCTATTCCTTCTCAATTAAGTAAAGAAAATAAAAAATTTATTTACAAAGTAGTAAAAGAAGGAGCAAGAGCAAGGGAGTATGAAGATGCTTTACAATGGCTAGTGAATGCAAATTTAGTTACAAAAGTTTTTAAATGCTCTGCACCAAGAATGCCTTTATCTTCTTATGATGATATATCTGCTTTTAAAATATATTTAGTTGATGTAGGTTTACTTACAAGATTATCACAACTATCTCCTAATACTTTTGGAGAAGGAAATAGATTGTTTACTGAATTTAAAGGAGCTTTAACTGAAAATTATATATTACAAGGGCTAATTTCTCAATTTGAAGTTACTCCTCGTTACTGGGCTGAAAATAATTATGAAGTAGATTTTATAATCCAAAATGAAAATAATATTATTCCTATTGAAGTAAAAGCAGAAACTAATATAAAAAGTAAAAGTTTACAAAAATTTAAAGAAAAGTTTAAAAATGATATTAAATTAAGAGTTAGATTTTCATTTGAAAATTTAAAATTAGATGATGATTTATTAAATATTCCACTTTTTATGGTTGATTATACAGAAAAAATTATAAATATTGCATTGAATAAAATGAAGGAGAAAAATAATGGATAA
- a CDS encoding Txe/YoeB family addiction module toxin has translation MKKLWEDDAWEEYKEWLNVDKKILKRINELIKDIERYGVLEGRGKPEKLKYREEYSRRIDEEHRLIYKVQNNIIIIVSCKGHYVKERK, from the coding sequence ATGAAAAAATTATGGGAAGATGATGCTTGGGAAGAGTATAAAGAATGGTTAAATGTTGATAAAAAAATTTTAAAAAGAATAAATGAATTAATAAAAGATATTGAAAGATATGGAGTTTTAGAAGGTAGAGGAAAACCCGAAAAATTAAAATATAGAGAAGAATATAGTAGAAGGATAGATGAAGAACATAGGTTGATATATAAAGTTCAAAATAATATTATAATAATTGTTTCTTGTAAAGGTCATTATGTAAAAGAGAGAAAATAA
- a CDS encoding ATP-binding protein produces the protein MKKIPIGVENFKEIINNNCYYVDKTKFIEEILNDGSKIKLFTRPRRFGKTLNMSTIKHFFDIKNNEENRKLFNNLDIEKSVYIKEQGQYPIIFISMKGIKDITWEEAKSSLKILISKLYSEFKYLLDDLDEFDLPRFKKYLLADIDFANLKNALEFLTRVLYEKHKKEVILLIDEYDSPLISAYEHNYYDEAINFFKVFYGEALKTNDYLKMGIITGIIRVIKAGIFSDLNNLRVYSILDKQYSDFFGFTEKEVEKMLIDFDIEYNLPEVKSWYDGYKFGDTEVYNPWSILNFVQNRELEGYWIGTSGNFLIKEVLKDSNSEINISLEKLFNGEKIEEVITGNSDLSSLLSYHEIWELLLFSGYLTVDKKITKNVYSLRLPNKEVKEFFKDEFIDISFGASEFRKTMEALRNNKIEEFEKNLQNILLKSTSYMDGKNENFYHGLFLGMSFYLDNKYSVKSNREAGLGRYDVLIEPINKKERAFILEFKVTYSEKNLENCSKKALEQIINKKYNIELIKKGIKDITYIGIAFYKKQLRISYK, from the coding sequence ATGAAAAAAATTCCAATAGGTGTAGAGAATTTTAAAGAGATAATTAATAATAATTGTTATTATGTTGATAAAACAAAATTTATAGAAGAAATTTTAAATGATGGTTCAAAAATAAAATTATTTACTCGTCCAAGAAGATTTGGAAAAACACTTAATATGTCTACAATAAAACACTTTTTTGATATAAAAAATAATGAAGAAAATAGAAAATTATTTAATAATTTAGATATAGAAAAATCTGTATATATAAAAGAACAAGGGCAATATCCAATTATATTTATTTCTATGAAAGGAATAAAAGATATAACTTGGGAAGAAGCAAAATCATCTTTAAAAATATTAATTTCAAAATTATATTCAGAATTCAAATATCTTCTTGATGATTTAGATGAATTTGATTTACCTCGTTTTAAAAAATATTTATTAGCAGATATAGATTTTGCAAACTTAAAAAATGCCTTAGAATTTTTAACAAGAGTCTTATATGAGAAACATAAAAAAGAAGTAATACTTTTAATAGATGAATATGACAGTCCTTTAATTTCAGCCTATGAGCATAATTATTATGATGAAGCTATTAATTTTTTTAAAGTATTTTATGGAGAAGCTTTAAAAACAAATGATTATTTAAAGATGGGAATTATAACTGGAATTATCAGAGTTATCAAAGCTGGAATATTTTCTGATTTAAATAATTTAAGAGTATACTCTATATTGGATAAACAATATTCTGATTTTTTTGGATTTACAGAAAAAGAAGTTGAAAAAATGTTGATTGATTTTGATATAGAATATAATTTGCCAGAAGTAAAATCTTGGTATGATGGATATAAGTTTGGAGATACAGAAGTATACAATCCTTGGAGCATACTTAATTTTGTTCAAAATAGAGAACTTGAAGGTTATTGGATAGGAACATCTGGAAATTTTTTAATAAAAGAAGTTCTAAAAGATAGTAATTCAGAAATTAATATTTCCTTAGAAAAATTATTTAATGGTGAAAAAATAGAAGAAGTGATTACAGGAAATTCTGATTTATCATCTTTACTTAGTTACCATGAAATATGGGAGTTACTTTTATTCAGTGGATATTTAACAGTTGATAAAAAAATTACTAAAAATGTATATTCTTTAAGATTACCTAATAAAGAAGTAAAAGAATTTTTTAAAGATGAGTTTATTGATATTAGCTTTGGTGCAAGTGAATTTAGAAAAACAATGGAAGCTTTAAGAAATAATAAAATAGAAGAATTTGAAAAAAATTTACAAAATATTTTATTAAAGTCAACAAGTTATATGGATGGAAAAAATGAAAATTTTTATCATGGACTATTTTTAGGAATGTCATTCTATTTAGATAATAAATATTCAGTAAAGTCAAATAGAGAAGCTGGTTTGGGAAGATATGATGTCTTAATAGAGCCTATTAATAAAAAAGAAAGAGCATTTATTTTAGAATTCAAGGTTACTTATTCTGAAAAAAATTTAGAAAATTGCTCTAAGAAAGCATTAGAGCAGATAATTAATAAAAAATATAACATTGAATTAATAAAAAAAGGTATAAAAGATATAACCTATATAGGAATAGCTTTTTATAAAAAACAATTAAGAATCAGTTATAAGTAA